From Syngnathus scovelli strain Florida chromosome 14, RoL_Ssco_1.2, whole genome shotgun sequence, one genomic window encodes:
- the zgc:136872 gene encoding calpain-1 catalytic subunit → MLSPGVCMSIINARHAGDAYGTVSNPEVLFKQDYRGLKAYCVSRQLRYIDDMFPPDARSLGNAVLSPSDLNAVQWHRPGKLVPNPSFVVDGISRFDFGQGMVGNCWFLASLGALTFKPAVFQHVVPLEQNFVEDYCGLFHFRFWRFGRWVDVVIDDKLPTINGKLLFVRSKDPTEFWPALLEKAYAKVCGSYSDMSAGTTDEALVDFTGGVHICINLSDPPQDLWELMCRAGQSMSLMGCGTPQGETAANTVLPNGLVQGHAYTVTGVRQVMSRGQAVNLVRVLNPWGRGEWNGDWSDRSPLWQTVSPQERSLSLSVGDNGEFWMSLQDFCRFYCDLDICCMCPDFLDGNSHCHWRTSFYEGRWLAGKTAGGCMNEQSFWTNPQYRVSIEQVHSGRQCAPKQGERNMLVSLMQMPDKRNRALVKNLHIGFSVFQVPKELTAQRGSFPASFFSRNKPVVQTKSFTNAREVMELVELAPGEYLIVPSTFKPNDTASFILTILSKAEAHIHETSGAHGYKDVEESPNAADDDKRILFQQLFGQYDEVDAELLQKLLNDSVLKGDLKSGGFSIDACRSMVVLMSTTSNGKLNAGELYSLWKKVAKYKDLFRRIDVSTNGTVSLSELKNAAVNLGIRVSDNMLKMLTLRYGTSSGHITMENFITLALRLVSMKKIFNRFSDGTTMTLPESEWMQISMCT, encoded by the exons ATGCTTTCTCCAGGCGTGTGTATGAGCATCATCAACGCGCGGCATGCAGGAGACGCTTACGGGACCGTCAGCAACCCCGAGGTGCTCTTCAAGCAAGACTACCGTGGATTGAAGGCGTACTGCGTCAGCCGCCAACTACGCTACATCGACGACATGTTCCCCCCAGACGCGCGATCCCTCGGCAACGCTGTGCTGAGTCCTTCGGACCTCAATGCAGTGCAGTGGCACAGACCGGGA AAACTGGTTCCCAATCCatcttttgttgtcgatggcatCTCCAGGTTTGACTTTGGTCAAGGCATGGTCG GAAATTGCTGGTTCCTTGCATCGCTAGGTGCACTGACATTCAAGCCAGCTGTCTTTCAGCACGTTGTTCCTCTTGAGCAAAACTTTGTCGAGGACTACTGCGGACTCTTTCATTTCCGG TTCTGGAGATTTGGCAGGTGGGTCGACGTGGTCATCGATGACAAGCTCCCAACGATCAATGGCAAACTGCTTTTTGTGAGATCCAAAGACCCAACAGAATTTTGGCCCGCTTTGTTGGAGAAAGCTTATGCAAA GGTTTGCGGTTCCTATTCAGACATGAGTGCCGGAACAACCGACGAGGCGTTGGTGGACTTCACGGGTGGCGTTCACATTTGTATCAATCTGTCAGATCCTCCGCAAGACCTTTGGGAGCTTATGTGCAGAGCCGGTCAATCCATGTCGCTGATGGGATGCGGCACTCCTCAAGGG GAGACAGCGGCCAACACTGTTTTGCCAAATGGATTGGTTCAAGGCCACGCCTACACGGTCACCGGGGTCAGACAG GTGATGAGTCGAGGCCAAGCAGTCAATTTGGTGCGAGTGTTAAACCCCTGGGGCAGGGGCGAGTGGAACGGCGACTGGAGCGATCG GTCACCTTTGTGGCAAACGGTGAGCCCGCAAGAGCGCTCCCTGTCTCTTTCCGTGGGTGACAATGGGGAATTTTG GATGAGCCTGCAAGACTTTTGTCGATTTTATTGCGATCTCGACATCTGCTGTATGTGTCCCGACTTCCTTGATGGAAACTCGCACTGCCATTGGAGGACGTCCTTCTACGAGGGCAGATGGCTTGCTGGGAAAACAGCTGGAGGATGCATGAATG AGCAGAGCTTCTGGACTAATCCGCAGTATCGAGTCAGCATTGAGCAAGTTCACAGTGGCCGTCAATGTGCTCCCAAACAAGGGGAACGAAACATGCTGGTGTCACTCATGCAAATGCCGGACAAAAGAAACAGAGCCTTGGTCAAGAATCTCCACATTGGATTCTCCGTATTTCAG GTCCCAAAAGAA TTGACGGCCCAGAGGGGAAGTTTTCCGGCATCTTTCTTCAGCAGAAACAAACCGGTCGTGCAGACTAAAAGCTTCACCAACGCTCGTGAGGTGATGGAACTGGTGGAATTGGCGCCAGGGGAATACCTGATTGTGCCGTCAACTTTCAAGCCCAACGACACGGCCTCCTTCATCCTGACCATCCTCTCCAAGGCCGAGGCTCATATCCA TGAGACTTCTGGCGCTCATGGATATAAAGACGTCGAAGAG AGCCCAAACGCCGCCGACGACGACAAGAGAATCCTGTTCCAGCAACTATTTGGCCAG TATGACGAAGTGGATGCCGAACTGCTTCAGAAGCTCCTCAATGATAGTGTCTTGAAAG gaGACTTGAAAAGCGGAGGCTTCAGTATTGATGCATGCCGCAGCATGGTTGTTTTGATGAGC ACAACTAGCAACGGCAAACTGAATGCTGGGGAACTTTATAGTTTGTGGAAGAAGGTTGCCAAGTACAAG GATCTTTTCCGACGTATTGACGTGTCAACAAATGGAACCGTTTCGCTGAGTGAGCTGAAGAATGCTGCCGTTAATTTAG GAATAAGGGTCAGTGATAACATGCTGAAAATGTTGACTTTGCGCTATGGGACTTCCTCTGGTCATATAACCATGGAGAACTTCATCACTCTTGCTCTTCGTCTTGTTTCTATGAAAA AAATCTTCAATCGCTTTTCTGATGGAACGACCATGACACTTCCTGAATCGGAG TGGATGCAAATTTCCATGTGTACCTGA